In Pseudomonas fluorescens, one genomic interval encodes:
- a CDS encoding sulfotransferase family 2 domain-containing protein gives MLQRYLWKLLPKPQRAFLLGRLSVVDRQVVNKSMSANLTFPQAFQQRSCLFIHVPKCAGSSVCTALFDGWRPGHLPLYWYEEQFPEQFANAFKFAFVRDPLERAYSAYAFLRGNELSARDHMAQRLVRQYRDFDDFVARWLHPETIARQLHFAAQTDFLTDSLGHLALDFIGYQEHLTRDFRLVCEQLGLTGELPHVNGSRERQSMPAREFCSVRTRRLVRRVYQRDYELLGYE, from the coding sequence ATGCTGCAACGCTATCTCTGGAAACTGCTGCCCAAGCCGCAGCGGGCCTTTCTGCTCGGGCGCCTGTCGGTGGTCGATCGGCAGGTGGTGAACAAGTCGATGTCGGCCAACCTGACGTTTCCTCAGGCCTTCCAGCAGCGCTCCTGCCTGTTTATCCATGTTCCGAAATGCGCCGGCAGCAGCGTTTGCACGGCGCTGTTCGACGGCTGGCGACCCGGGCACTTGCCGCTGTATTGGTATGAAGAGCAGTTTCCCGAGCAGTTCGCCAACGCCTTCAAGTTCGCTTTTGTTCGCGACCCGCTGGAACGTGCCTATTCGGCCTACGCCTTTTTGCGTGGCAACGAGTTGAGCGCGCGTGACCATATGGCGCAACGGCTGGTGCGGCAGTACCGGGATTTCGACGATTTTGTCGCGCGCTGGCTGCATCCGGAAACGATTGCCCGGCAATTGCACTTTGCGGCGCAGACCGACTTTCTGACGGACTCGCTGGGGCATCTGGCGCTGGACTTCATCGGTTATCAGGAACACCTGACGCGGGATTTTCGTCTGGTTTGCGAACAGTTGGGGCTGACTGGCGAGTTGCCTCACGTCAACGGCTCGCGGGAACGGCAATCGATGCCGGCGCGCGAGTTCTGTTCGGTGCGCACCCGGCGTCTGGTACGTCGGGTTTATCAGCGTGATTACGAGTTGCTCGGGTATGAATGA
- the cysC gene encoding adenylyl-sulfate kinase: MNESLSLPLQKLAIRPYGLALSHQARAALKAQHPRCLWLTGFSGAGKSTLANALELHLHASGLHTFLLDGDNVRNGLCRDLGMSDLCRRENIRRMAEVARLMVDAGLIVIVAAISPFRAERDAARRLFAQDEFIEVHVSTSLEVCARRDPKGLYQAVREGRITHFTGVDSPYEAPLAAEWQIATEALELSEACGQLAALVLKK; this comes from the coding sequence ATGAATGAGTCCCTGTCACTGCCGCTACAGAAGCTCGCCATTCGGCCTTACGGTCTGGCGCTCTCGCACCAGGCCCGGGCAGCGCTCAAGGCACAACACCCACGCTGCCTGTGGTTGACCGGATTTTCCGGCGCCGGCAAGTCAACCCTGGCCAATGCCCTCGAACTGCACCTGCATGCGTCGGGTCTGCACACGTTTTTGCTCGATGGCGACAATGTGCGCAATGGCCTGTGCCGCGACCTGGGCATGAGCGATCTCTGCCGCCGGGAAAACATCCGGCGTATGGCCGAGGTGGCGCGGTTGATGGTCGACGCCGGGCTGATTGTGATCGTTGCGGCCATTTCGCCGTTCCGCGCCGAACGCGACGCCGCGCGCAGGCTGTTTGCCCAGGATGAATTCATTGAAGTGCACGTCAGCACTTCGCTGGAAGTCTGCGCCCGGCGCGATCCGAAAGGTCTGTATCAGGCCGTACGGGAAGGCCGGATCACGCACTTTACGGGCGTGGACAGTCCTTACGAAGCGCCATTGGCAGCCGAGTGGCAAATCGCCACCGAGGCGCTGGAATTGTCCGAAGCCTGTGGACAACTGGCGGCACTGGTGCTCAAAAAATGA
- the hldE gene encoding bifunctional D-glycero-beta-D-manno-heptose-7-phosphate kinase/D-glycero-beta-D-manno-heptose 1-phosphate adenylyltransferase HldE: MKLSMPRFDQAPVLVVGDVMLDRYWHGGTSRISPEAPVPVVKVEQIEDRPGGAANVALNIAALGAPASLVGVTGDDEAADSLSNSLKGAGVRALFQRIAHQPTIVKLRVMSRHQQLLRIDFEEPFATDALALASQVDDLLEGIKVLVLSDYGKGALKNHQALIQAARAKGIPVLADPKGKDFSIYRGASLITPNLSEFEAIVGGCADEHELVSKGATLMHDLELGALLVTRGEHGMTLLRPEHPALHLPARAREVFDVTGAGDTVISTLAAAIAAGEELPHAVALANLAAGIVVGKLGTAAISAPELRRAIQREEGSERGVLGLEQLVLAVADARAHNERIVFTNGCFDILHAGHVTYLEQARAQGDRLIVAINDDASVSRLKGPGRPINSVDRRMAVLAGLGAVDWVISFPEGTPENLLREVKPDVLVKGGDYGIDQVVGADIVKAYGGTVKVLGLVENSSTTAIVEKIRGQ, encoded by the coding sequence ATGAAGTTGTCCATGCCGCGATTCGATCAAGCCCCAGTCTTGGTGGTCGGCGATGTCATGCTCGACCGTTACTGGCATGGTGGAACCTCACGGATTTCCCCTGAGGCACCGGTACCGGTCGTAAAAGTCGAGCAAATCGAAGACCGCCCGGGCGGTGCTGCCAACGTTGCCTTGAACATTGCCGCGCTGGGCGCGCCGGCGTCACTGGTCGGTGTGACCGGCGACGATGAAGCCGCCGACAGCCTGAGCAACAGTCTCAAGGGCGCGGGCGTGCGTGCCCTGTTCCAGCGCATCGCGCACCAGCCGACCATCGTCAAACTGCGGGTCATGAGCCGGCACCAGCAGTTGCTGCGTATCGACTTTGAAGAACCGTTTGCCACCGATGCGCTGGCCCTGGCCTCGCAGGTCGATGATCTGCTCGAAGGCATCAAGGTGCTGGTGCTGTCGGACTACGGCAAAGGCGCGCTGAAGAACCATCAGGCCCTGATTCAGGCGGCCCGTGCCAAAGGCATTCCGGTGCTGGCCGATCCCAAGGGCAAGGATTTTTCGATCTACCGTGGCGCCAGTCTGATCACGCCGAACCTCAGCGAATTCGAAGCCATCGTCGGCGGTTGCGCCGATGAGCACGAACTGGTGAGCAAGGGCGCGACCCTGATGCACGATCTCGAGCTCGGCGCGCTGCTGGTCACCCGTGGTGAACACGGCATGACCCTGCTGCGTCCGGAGCATCCGGCGCTGCACTTGCCGGCCCGTGCCCGTGAAGTGTTCGACGTGACCGGTGCCGGCGACACGGTGATTTCCACGCTGGCGGCGGCGATCGCTGCCGGTGAAGAACTGCCGCACGCGGTGGCGCTGGCCAATCTGGCGGCGGGCATCGTGGTCGGCAAACTCGGTACTGCGGCGATCAGCGCCCCGGAACTGCGCCGCGCGATTCAGCGTGAAGAAGGTTCGGAGCGTGGGGTGCTAGGTCTGGAACAGCTGGTGCTGGCAGTGGCCGATGCCCGTGCGCATAACGAGCGTATCGTCTTCACCAACGGCTGCTTCGACATTCTGCATGCCGGGCACGTGACCTACCTCGAGCAGGCGCGCGCCCAGGGCGACCGTCTGATCGTGGCGATCAATGATGACGCCTCCGTCAGCCGCCTGAAGGGGCCGGGACGTCCGATCAACAGTGTCGACCGGCGCATGGCGGTACTCGCCGGCCTCGGTGCGGTGGACTGGGTGATCAGCTTCCCCGAAGGCACCCCGGAAAACCTGCTGCGCGAGGTCAAGCCGGATGTGCTGGTCAAGGGCGGTGATTACGGTATCGACCAGGTTGTTGGTGCCGATATCGTCAAGGCTTACGGCGGCACGGTGAAAGTGCTGGGTCTGGTGGAAAACAGCTCGACCACGGCGATCGTGGAAAAAATCCGCGGTCAATAA
- a CDS encoding aldo/keto reductase, which yields MSVATLHELHRPLGSTGLMVSPLGLGTVKLGRDQGVKYPNGFQIPDDDAARMLLKQAKGLGINLIDTAPAYGRSEERLGPLLRGQRQDWVIVSKVGEEFADGLSRHDFSAAHTRMSVERSLQRLETDFIDLVLVHSDGNDMAILEHEEVYATLAALKAEGKIRGFGFSGKTVEGGLKALEQGDCAMVTYNLNEQNEKAVIDYAAAHGKAILVKKALASGHVCLSPGVDPVRASFELLFQQPGVASAIVGTINPLHLAHNVATVAQVLRGH from the coding sequence ATGAGCGTAGCGACCCTGCACGAACTGCATCGCCCCTTGGGCAGCACCGGCCTGATGGTTTCACCGCTGGGCCTGGGCACGGTCAAACTTGGCCGCGACCAAGGCGTGAAATACCCCAACGGTTTCCAGATCCCCGACGATGACGCGGCACGCATGCTGCTCAAGCAGGCCAAAGGGTTGGGCATCAACCTGATCGACACCGCCCCGGCCTACGGTCGCAGCGAAGAACGCCTCGGCCCGTTGTTGCGCGGCCAGCGGCAGGATTGGGTAATCGTCAGCAAGGTCGGTGAAGAGTTTGCCGACGGCCTGTCGCGCCATGACTTCAGTGCGGCGCATACGCGGATGTCGGTGGAGCGCAGCCTGCAACGTCTTGAAACCGATTTTATCGACCTGGTGCTGGTGCACTCCGACGGCAACGACATGGCCATCCTCGAACACGAAGAGGTCTACGCTACCCTCGCTGCACTCAAGGCCGAGGGCAAGATTCGCGGTTTCGGCTTCTCCGGCAAAACGGTCGAGGGCGGACTCAAGGCGCTGGAGCAAGGGGACTGCGCGATGGTCACCTACAATCTGAACGAACAGAACGAGAAGGCAGTCATTGACTATGCTGCTGCCCACGGCAAAGCCATTCTGGTGAAAAAAGCCCTGGCCAGCGGCCATGTATGCCTGAGTCCGGGCGTGGATCCGGTGCGCGCCAGCTTCGAGTTGTTGTTCCAGCAGCCCGGCGTGGCCAGTGCTATTGTCGGGACGATCAATCCGCTGCACCTCGCCCATAACGTTGCGACCGTTGCCCAGGTCCTTCGTGGTCACTGA